One Curtobacterium sp. MCLR17_007 DNA window includes the following coding sequences:
- a CDS encoding helix-turn-helix transcriptional regulator has product MNEFATVLRAWRDRVTPEAVGLPAGAGRRTPGLRREELAALAGVSVDYVVRLEQGRSVNPSPQLLGSLATALRLTTEERDHLFRVAGAAPPSRGVVPRHVTPGVQRLIDRLGDVPLAVFTATHDILLWNDLWAALTGDPARLVGIERNLMWRHFMVGHEGVEYDDDHQEEFSSDLVADLRSAVGRYPGDRALADLVARLRRESPEFERRWAVARVAEHRASRKTLRTPVGGIEVDCDTLSVPGGDLRIVVYTVVPGSADAEKLDLLRVTGLQQLVPR; this is encoded by the coding sequence ATGAACGAGTTCGCGACCGTGCTGCGCGCCTGGCGCGACCGCGTGACGCCCGAGGCCGTGGGGCTGCCCGCCGGAGCCGGTCGCCGCACGCCCGGACTGCGGCGCGAGGAGCTCGCCGCGCTCGCCGGGGTGAGCGTGGACTACGTCGTCCGGCTCGAGCAGGGCCGCTCGGTCAACCCGTCACCGCAGCTGCTCGGGTCCCTGGCCACCGCGCTCCGGTTGACCACCGAGGAGCGCGACCACCTGTTCCGCGTCGCGGGTGCCGCACCGCCGTCACGCGGTGTCGTGCCGCGACACGTCACGCCCGGCGTACAGCGCTTGATCGACCGACTCGGGGACGTCCCGCTGGCCGTGTTCACCGCGACGCACGACATCCTGCTCTGGAACGACCTGTGGGCCGCCCTGACCGGTGACCCGGCACGGCTGGTCGGCATCGAGCGCAACCTGATGTGGCGGCACTTCATGGTCGGCCACGAGGGGGTCGAGTACGACGACGACCACCAGGAGGAGTTCTCCAGCGACCTCGTCGCCGACCTGCGTTCGGCGGTCGGCCGGTACCCGGGCGACCGCGCCCTGGCCGACCTCGTCGCGCGGCTGCGACGCGAGTCCCCGGAGTTCGAGCGCCGCTGGGCGGTGGCGCGCGTCGCTGAGCACCGGGCGAGTCGCAAGACCCTACGGACGCCGGTGGGCGGGATCGAGGTCGACTGCGACACGCTCAGTGTGCCCGGTGGTGACCTGCGGATCGTCGTCTACACGGTGGTGCCCGGTTCGGCCGACGCGGAGAAGCTCGACCTGCTCCGCGTCACGGGGCTGCAGCAGCTCGTGCCCCGCTGA
- a CDS encoding pentapeptide repeat-containing protein, which yields MTRTRVELGRREDLGADCADCFGLCCVALSFAKSADFPFDKDAGEPCTNLDDQDGCRIHPHLRDRGFAGCTVFDCFGAGQKVSRSTFAGRSWRDDPGTRAEMFAVFPVVRRLHELLWYLDEAIGLVTGSRDPAPWTAAFTHVKELSDADPATVLAVDVDAEYDACRDLLVSASEIARAEVGRVTPLDSGRGVRGLGSDLAGADLRGVDLRGQTLRGSVALGADLRDAELSRCDLLGVDLRGADLSGADLTDAVYLTQPQVNSARGDDRTRLSAGFARPSHWSRRT from the coding sequence ATGACACGGACCCGGGTCGAGCTCGGCCGACGTGAGGACCTCGGCGCGGACTGCGCCGACTGCTTCGGGCTGTGCTGCGTGGCGTTGTCGTTCGCGAAGTCGGCGGACTTCCCGTTCGACAAGGACGCGGGGGAGCCGTGCACCAACCTCGACGACCAGGACGGCTGCCGGATCCACCCGCATCTGCGCGACCGGGGCTTCGCCGGGTGCACCGTGTTCGACTGCTTCGGTGCGGGGCAGAAGGTGTCGCGGTCCACGTTCGCCGGACGCTCCTGGCGCGACGACCCGGGGACCCGTGCCGAGATGTTCGCGGTGTTCCCGGTCGTCCGACGGCTGCACGAACTGCTGTGGTACCTCGACGAGGCGATCGGCCTCGTGACGGGGTCGCGCGACCCGGCACCCTGGACCGCGGCGTTCACCCACGTCAAGGAGCTGAGCGACGCTGACCCGGCGACGGTGCTGGCGGTCGACGTCGACGCGGAGTACGACGCGTGTCGTGACCTACTGGTCAGCGCCAGCGAGATCGCCCGCGCGGAGGTCGGTCGCGTCACGCCGCTGGACTCGGGGCGCGGCGTCCGTGGGCTGGGGAGTGACCTGGCCGGCGCCGACCTGCGTGGTGTGGATCTGCGTGGGCAGACCCTGCGGGGGAGCGTGGCGCTGGGCGCCGACCTCCGAGACGCCGAACTGTCGCGCTGCGACCTGCTCGGCGTCGATCTGCGCGGTGCAGATCTGTCCGGAGCGGACCTGACCGACGCGGTCTACCTGACGCAGCCGCAGGTGAACAGCGCGCGCGGCGACGACCGGACGCGGCTGTCGGCCGGGTTCGCGCGCCCGTCGCACTGGTCACGCAGAACGTGA
- a CDS encoding alcohol dehydrogenase catalytic domain-containing protein, translating to MRAVSYSEFGAVPRVVELDRPDCPVDGVVVRVAATGVCRSDWHAWRGHDDSVHLPHVPGHEFAGTVIAVGDAVRAHAVGDRVTAPFVFACGACDECRSGATQVCTRQQQPGFTLPGSFAEELVVPHADVNLVTLPDAVPFVDAAGLGCRFGTAYHALHTRGRVAAGEHVVVVGCGGVGLSAIIVAVAAGAHVIAVDVSPGALERARTLGATTVVSGPDAVDEVRRLTGGGAHVSVDAFGSRATSVTAVATLRPRGRHVQVGLLLDDEAVPAIPMGRVIGEELELLGSHGISVGEYAAMLDDIVAGRLRLDATIGQTITFDELPAALQAMDRPATVAGMTVAVLDVVSS from the coding sequence ATGCGTGCCGTCAGCTACTCCGAGTTCGGTGCCGTCCCCCGGGTCGTCGAGCTCGACCGGCCCGACTGTCCGGTGGACGGCGTGGTCGTGCGTGTCGCAGCGACCGGTGTCTGCCGGAGCGACTGGCACGCGTGGCGTGGACACGACGACTCGGTCCACCTGCCGCACGTGCCAGGGCACGAGTTCGCCGGGACCGTGATCGCCGTCGGCGACGCCGTCCGCGCACACGCGGTGGGGGACCGGGTCACCGCGCCGTTCGTCTTCGCCTGCGGGGCGTGCGACGAGTGCCGGTCCGGTGCCACCCAGGTGTGCACCCGACAGCAGCAACCCGGGTTCACGCTGCCGGGCTCGTTCGCCGAGGAACTCGTGGTGCCGCACGCCGACGTCAACCTCGTCACGCTGCCCGACGCCGTGCCCTTCGTCGACGCCGCCGGACTCGGGTGCCGCTTCGGTACCGCGTACCACGCGCTGCACACCCGGGGTCGCGTCGCCGCGGGGGAGCACGTCGTCGTGGTCGGGTGCGGCGGAGTCGGGCTGTCGGCGATCATCGTCGCCGTCGCGGCCGGCGCACACGTGATCGCGGTCGACGTGTCGCCCGGGGCACTCGAGCGTGCCCGGACACTGGGGGCGACGACGGTCGTGTCGGGGCCGGACGCCGTCGACGAGGTCCGGCGGCTGACCGGTGGCGGCGCCCACGTCTCCGTCGACGCCTTCGGCAGCCGTGCCACCTCGGTCACCGCCGTGGCCACGCTCCGCCCCCGAGGCCGGCACGTCCAGGTCGGACTGCTGCTCGACGACGAGGCCGTCCCGGCGATCCCGATGGGCCGCGTCATCGGCGAGGAGCTCGAGCTGCTCGGCAGCCACGGCATCTCGGTGGGGGAGTACGCCGCCATGCTCGACGACATCGTCGCCGGTCGGCTCCGGCTCGACGCAACGATCGGGCAGACGATCACCTTCGACGAGCTGCCCGCCGCGCTGCAGGCGATGGACCGACCTGCGACCGTGGCAGGCATGACCGTCGCCGTGCTCGACGTCGTGTCGTCATGA
- a CDS encoding SDR family NAD(P)-dependent oxidoreductase, with protein MTTTLITGANRSLGLETTRRLIEAGHTVYAGMRDPAAGDEARVLGAHVVRIDVTDQDSIDAAVASLPSLDVLVNNAGVLGTSFGVDDLDAAAMASVLDTNVTGIVRVTQAALPLLRASAAPVVVNVASGVGFTRWLTTPGHDEFHVPSIPYAASKAAVIALTVQYAKNLPTFRVNASDPGYTATEFNGFGGHQTVTEGTDATVALATVGTDGPTGEFHDRTGRIAY; from the coding sequence ATGACCACGACACTCATCACCGGAGCCAACCGCAGCCTGGGGCTCGAGACCACCCGCCGCCTGATCGAGGCCGGCCACACCGTGTACGCCGGCATGCGCGACCCCGCCGCCGGCGACGAAGCCCGTGTACTCGGGGCCCACGTCGTCCGGATCGACGTGACCGACCAGGACAGCATCGACGCCGCTGTCGCGTCGCTGCCGTCGCTCGACGTGCTCGTGAACAACGCCGGCGTGCTCGGCACCTCGTTCGGCGTCGACGACCTCGATGCCGCCGCGATGGCGTCGGTCCTCGACACGAACGTGACCGGGATCGTCCGGGTCACCCAGGCAGCACTCCCGCTGCTGCGCGCATCCGCGGCTCCCGTGGTGGTGAACGTGGCGTCGGGCGTCGGGTTCACTCGCTGGCTGACCACGCCGGGGCACGACGAGTTCCACGTGCCGTCGATCCCGTACGCGGCGTCGAAGGCCGCCGTGATCGCGCTGACGGTGCAGTACGCGAAGAACCTGCCGACGTTCCGCGTCAACGCGAGCGACCCCGGGTACACCGCCACCGAGTTCAACGGCTTCGGCGGCCACCAGACGGTGACGGAGGGCACGGACGCGACGGTCGCGCTCGCCACGGTCGGGACGGACGGTCCCACCGGCGAGTTCCACGACCGGACCGGTCGGATCGCCTACTGA
- a CDS encoding copper resistance CopC family protein — translation MSSTAVRRSVRMSLVAIVVALTSLVVVDADRADAHSSLVSSTPSDGQTLTDPLDRVDLTFSEAPLTGLDAGLRIEVRDAAGQDVSTGDVTVDGLTMSKAVEPTNGSYTMLWRYVSPDGHPITGELAFTVDLPASTPTGSPSASTEPGSDATEIDVTLEATAPTAGDDTPSTWPVLVAGGVGIVLIAAILVAASRRRRVPTDD, via the coding sequence ATGTCCTCCACCGCGGTCCGCCGCAGCGTCCGGATGTCCCTCGTGGCGATCGTCGTGGCACTCACCAGCCTCGTCGTCGTCGACGCCGACCGTGCCGACGCGCACTCGTCCCTGGTGTCGAGCACGCCGTCCGACGGGCAGACGCTCACCGACCCGCTCGACCGCGTCGACCTGACCTTCTCCGAGGCACCGCTGACCGGGCTCGACGCCGGCCTCCGCATCGAGGTGCGCGACGCCGCCGGCCAGGACGTCTCCACGGGCGACGTCACGGTCGACGGCCTGACGATGTCGAAGGCGGTGGAGCCCACGAACGGGTCGTACACGATGCTCTGGCGGTACGTCTCCCCCGACGGGCACCCGATCACCGGCGAGCTCGCCTTCACGGTCGACCTGCCGGCCAGCACACCGACCGGGTCGCCGAGCGCGTCCACCGAGCCCGGTTCGGACGCGACCGAGATCGACGTCACCCTCGAGGCGACAGCACCCACGGCGGGTGACGACACGCCGTCGACCTGGCCCGTCCTGGTGGCCGGTGGCGTCGGCATCGTGCTCATCGCGGCGATCCTGGTCGCCGCGTCGCGGCGCCGACGCGTCCCGACGGACGACTGA